The Brassica oleracea var. oleracea cultivar TO1000 chromosome C6, BOL, whole genome shotgun sequence genome includes a region encoding these proteins:
- the LOC106300769 gene encoding uncharacterized protein LOC106300769 isoform X1, with protein sequence MASKLKPFTNLRRYKPSPLNQNRSLSSNPTSQSNYRKQTSLANLLQRHGFPPSSLRHFLSRNTFLSNSDLSETEASLSILLSLKLPQKQLVSLINDCPNVLRPNFLRKWKLPLSGTISSSAIKTVLEHSSRFGINPDKFHECTNVLKGLGFCDSTVSKVLEAFPNVLALNEVEIHRKVEFLIGIDVPNVERFFHVFPEILGISIDSKLKPLLDEFIRIGFSKEEIKKEIFREPRVLGLELGELSRCLELIKSLKCREVIKDEILKEGLFRAGFEVKVRVDCLCRHGLIRREAFKVVWKEPRVVLYEVDEVEKKVEFE encoded by the coding sequence ATGGCCTCAAAGCTCAAACCTTTCACCAATCTCCGTCGCTACAAACCATCTCCACTCAACCAGAACCGATCACTATCCTCAAACCCCACTTCCCAATCGAACTACAGGAAGCAAACCTCACTCGCGAACCTCCTCCAACGTCACGGTTTCCCTCCCTCATCTCTCCGACACTTCCTCTCACGAAACACCTTCCTCTCAAACTCAGATCTATCCGAAACCGAAGCTTCTCTCTCCATCTTACTATCCCTCAAACTCCCTCAGAAACAACTCGTCTCCTTGATCAACGACTGCCCCAACGTCCTCCGACCAAACTTCCTTAGAAAATGGAAACTTCCTCTCTCGGGGACCATCTCCTCTTCAGCAATCAAAACCGTCCTCGAACACTCGAGTAGATTCGGAATCAACCCAGATAAGTTTCACGAATGCACTAACGTCCTTAAAGGTTTAGGCTTTTGCGATAGTACTGTAAGTAAAGTTCTTGAAGCCTTCCCTAACGTTCTTGCACTGAACGAGGTTGAAATCCACAGAAAGGTTGAGTTTTTGATTGGAATCGATGTTCCTAACGTTGAGAGGTTCTTTCACGTTTTCCCCGAGATCTTAGGGATTAGTATTGACTCTAAGCTTAAGCCGTTACTCGATGAGTTTATAAGGATCGGGTTTAGTAAAGAGGAGATCAAGAAAGAGATTTTCAGAGAGCCGAGGGTTCTTGGTTTAGAGTTGGGAGAGCTTTCAAGATGTTTGGAGTTGATCAAGTCGTTGAAATGCCGTGAAGTGATTAAAGATGAGATTCTTAAAGAAGGATTGTTTCGTGCAGGGTTTGAAGTGAAGGTTAGAGTTGATTGTTTATGCAGACACGGGTTGATTCGGAGAGAGGCCTTCAAGGTTGTGTGGAAAGAGCCGAGGGTGGTTTTGTACGAGGTGGATGAGGTAGAGAAGAAGGTTGAGTTTGAGTGA
- the LOC106298141 gene encoding rhomboid-like protein 17, chloroplastic, protein MHALFSRRFVVVVGSSTSQLTKSLMKKKKLAFSHSSQSRHLPSSSFVTRFVPSHVLRSEEINGFFANTLRNTHLKLKPGSLLEARAGFFDPQLPPKPWVFTGFQKRGWKSWFNGANGVVFGLIIANAALSSYTFMTGRIHTLITSGFSNVGTSQLIMNMIGLYYFGTRIARTLGPAYLLKLYFAGSLVGSLLFLSAHAVMAILKSQGVSYKDQSTPIGMLGPEGSLYAIALLDMCLYPKVTTYFAFICRVTVMLVILSVENKFLKVLDGGTEEYHRGYDSRCRRSYGCSHCVETY, encoded by the exons ATGCATGCGCTTTTCTCTCGCAGGTTCGTCGTCGTCGTTGGCTCCTCTACTTCGCAGCTAACTAAATCTCTAATGAAGAAGAAGAAGCTCGCTTTTTCTCACTCGAGCCAGAGCCGCCATCTTCCTTCTTCATCTTTTGTAACCCGCTTTGTTCCGTCTCATGTATTACGGTCGGAGGAAATCAATGGGTTCTTTGCCAACACGTTGAGAAACACCCATCTGAAGCTGAAACCTGGAAGTCTGTTGGAAGCTAGAGCTGGGTTCTTCGATCCTCAGCTTCCTCCTAAGCCTTGGGTTTTCACTGGCTTTCAAAAACGTGGATG GAAGTCTTGGTTTAATGGAGCTAATGGTGTTGTTTTCGGATTGATAATAGCTAATGCTGCT CTATCATCGTACACCTTTATGACTGGACGTATACACACGCTGATAACTTCGGGTTTTAGTAATGTTGGAACCAGTCAACTCATCATGAACATGATTGGACTCTACTACTTTGGGACCAGA ATCGCAAGAACCTTGGGACCGGCCTACCTTTTGAAGCTGTACTTTGCGGGATCACTTGTTGGCTCTCTTCTCTTCTTAAGTGCTCATGCTGTAATGGCAATACTCAAG AGCCAAGGAGTTTCCTACAAGGATCAATCAACACCCATTGGAATGCTG GGTCCAGAGGGATCTCTATATGCCATTGCACTGCTGGATATGTGCCTCTACCCCAAAGTTACTACATACTTTGCGTTTATTTGCCGAGTAACCGTAATGCTT GTAATCTTATCCGTCGAAAACAAGTTTTTGAAGGTGTTAGAT GGGGGAACAGAAGAGTATCACCGTGGGTATGATTCACGCTGTAGGAGGAGCTATGGTTGCAGCCATTGCGTGGAGACGTATTAA
- the LOC106300769 gene encoding proteasome subunit alpha type-2-A-like isoform X2, protein MLKQNMAGYYDKGPQLYQTFLEKRYTEDMELDDAIHTAILTLKEGFEGEISSKNIEIGEIGADKVFRVLTPVTLLKSSKLSVGRATNQDLNPKYYLLFLLAGCTNLLVRLLLL, encoded by the exons ATGCTAAAGCAAAACA TGGCTGGGTACTATGACAAGGGTCCACAGTTGTATCAG ACATTTCTTGAGAAGAG GTACACTGAAGACATGGAACTTGATGACGCCATTCACACTGCGATATTGACATTGAAGGAAGG TTTCGAGGGAGAAATCTCAAGCAAAAACATTGAGATTGGCGAAATTGGTGCTGACAAAGTGTTTAG GGTGCTAACTCCGGTTACTTTGCTGAAGTCGAGTAAACTTTCAGTTGGCCGTGCAACAAACCAGGATTTGAATCCCAAATACTATCTTTTGTTTCTTCTTGCTGGTTGCACAAACTTGTTGGTTAGATTATTGCTTCTGTAA
- the LOC106299477 gene encoding rhomboid-like protein 16, chloroplastic, whose amino-acid sequence MVFMAILKSYGVSFKDQSKLNLLFLGAEGPVYAITLLDIFLYPKVTTYFAFIFRVPVMIGIVGLGQDLLKVLEDSHLRIPVADALSLDQLLGNCRGRRVSPWLRLTWEEELWLQPLHGGRLGKVDSATDWFHYWSMNWSMKDFL is encoded by the exons ATGGTGTTTATGGCAATACTCAAG AGCTACGGAGTTTCATTCAAGGATCAATCAAAACTAAACCTTTTATTTCTG GGTGCTGAGGGACCTGTATATGCCATTACACTACTTGATATCTTCCTCTACCCTAAAGTTACTACATACTTTGCGTTTATTTTCCGGGTACCCGTAATGATT GGAATCGTAGGCCTAGGACAGGACCTTTTAAAGGTGCTAGAG GACTCCCACTTAAGGATTCCCGTTGCGGATGCTCTTAGTCTGGATCAACTTCTTGGAAATTGCAGGGGAAGAAGAGTCTCACCATGGCTTCGATTAACATGGGAGGAGGAGCTATGGTTGCAGCCATTGCATGGAGGCAGATTAGGAAAGGTCGACTCTGCTACTGATTGGTTTCATTACTGGTCCATGAACTGGTCAATGAAGGATTTTCTGTAA
- the LOC106298142 gene encoding mediator-associated protein 2-like, with product MALDYKPPEEFVVNNLQPLADFDVTGSTELWLIQCPMSHVPEIEGKELKVKLGEDGVLGRFEDSPGKEVELVSFASQEGDATVIIPCENESKIVGKISRRVSLVRFPEPEELLETFKTQQKALRAVTSSSVRNSNPAMSSRRKSKQFRQKLATKPESSQVFLPVTIRARAVADPPSGDRNQRCYSTMSVTLS from the exons ATGGCGTTGGATTACAAACCTCCAGAAGAGTTCGTAGTCAACAACTTACAGCCCCTTGCTGACTTCGATGTGACGGGATCGACGGAGCTCTGGCTCATCCAGTGCCCTATGAGCCACGTTCCGGAGATTGAAGGGAAGGAGCTTAAGGTTAAGCTTGGTGAAGATGGAGTCTTGGGACGTTTCGAGGATTCTCCTGGTAAAGAGGTTGAACTTGTTAGCTTTGCTTCTCAAGAAGGTGATGCAACTGTGATTATACCTTGTGAGAACGAATCAAAGATCGTTGGGAAGATTTCGAGGCGAGTTTCGTTGGTTCGGTTCCCTGAACCGGAAGAGCTTCTTGAGACATTTAAAACTCAGCAGAAGGCTTTGAGAGCTGTGACGAGTTCCTCTGTTAGAAACTCTAATCCAGCTATGAGTAGCAGGCGTAAAAGCAAACAA TTCAGACAAAAGCTAGCTACAAAACCAGAAAGTTCACAAGTATTTTTGCCAGTCACTATCCGTGCCCGCGCAGTGGCTGATCCCCCGAGCGGTGATAGGAACCAGAGATGTTACTCTACAATGTCAGTAACTTTGTCGTGA